The nucleotide sequence GGGTGACCCACGCCTACGGGGTACCGGTGCACCTGGCCGAGGTGTTCGGCGTGTTCCCGCACTGGCCGGAGCACGTCCGCCACCTGGTGATGGGGTCCGCGCCCGCGGCACCAGCGGTGCTGCGGCAGGCGATGGCCGCGGTTCCCGCCGGGCAGGTGCTCTCGATCTACGCGATGACCGAAGCGATCCCGCTCGCGGTCGCCCGTGCCGAGGACAAGCTGGCGCACATCGAGCGGGGGCTCCCGGGCGATCTGCTCGGGACGCCGTCGCCCGGGGTGAGCGTCCGGATCGCCGGTGACGGCGAACTGCTGGTGTCGGCCCCCAACGCCTGTCTCGGCTACCTCGGTGCGCCGCCGCTGACCGAGCTGGCCACCGGCGACCTGGCCCGGCTGGACGGGGCGGGCCGGATCGTCATGACGGGCCGCAAGAAGGACATGCTGATCCGGGGCTCGTACAACATCTACCCGGGGCTGTACGAGCCGTCGATCGCGCTGCTGGCGGGGGTCCGGGAAGCGGCGATGGTCGGGACGCCCGATCCGCTGACCGGGGACGAGAGCGTGGTGCTGGCGGTCGTGGCCGACGGCGCCGACACCGACCCGGCCCGCCTCGTCCGGCGGCTCCGCAGGCAGCTGCCCGAGCTGATCGACGCCGAAGCCGTGCCCGACCGCATCGTCGTCCTGCCGGAGCTGCCGCGCTCGGGCCGGTCCCGCAAGCTCGACCGGAGCCGCCTGCGCGAGCTGATGACCGCGAGCCGGCCGTGAGGCTCGCGGTGACCGGCGCGACCGGGTTCGTCGGCGGCGCGGTCTGCCGGGCCGCCGCGGCCGCGGGCTGGCAGGTGAGCGCCTTCGGCAGGCGCGCCGCGGCGGACGCCCGGCACGTCGGCGGGGCCGCGTACCGGTCGTGGGACGTCGGGGCGGCCAAGCTCGCCGATCCGCCCGAGGTCGACGCGGTGGTGCACTGCGCGGCGTCGGCGACCGACACCGGCGTGGCCCGCGAGGTGTGGCGGACCAACCTGCTCGGCACCCACCACGTGCTGGCGTCGTTCCCGGACTGCCGTTTCGTCCACGTCAGCAGCGCCAGCGTGTACGACCCGTACCGGCCGACGGTGCGGGCGAAGGAACACGAAGCTCCGGTGGACCGGTACCTCAACGCCTACGCGGCCGCCAAGGCCGCGGCCGAACAGCTCGTGCTGGCCATCGCCCGCGACGCGGTCGTCCTGCGGCCCCACGCCGTCTACGGCCCGGGGGACACGACCCTGCTGCCGAGGCTGCTGCAGAACGTGCGGGGCACCCGGCTGCTGGTTCCCGGCACCGGCCGGGTGCTGGTCAGCATGACCGATGTGGACAGCCTGGCCCGCGCTTGCCTGCTCGCCGCGACGGCCGAACCGGGGTGGCCGAACGTGTTCAACATCGCCGACAGCGCCCCGGTGACGATCGACTGGGCCCTGCGCGGGCTGCTGGCCTCGGCGGGCGTGCCGGTGCGCCCGGCGTACGTACCGGCCCCCTTGCTGACCCCGCTCGCCCTGGTGTTCCCGGCCGGCCGCCTGAACCGGTACGTCATCAGCCAGTTCGCGGTGGAGCGCACCTTGGACATCACCGCGGCGATCGACCGCCTCGGCTACGAGCCGGCCCCGACGGCGTTCCCGCCGCGGTGAGGCGCGCCGGGCGGGCACGCGGGCCTGGCTGTGGTGCCCGGGGAGGTCGCGATCGTGGCGACACGTGCCGGCCGCACACCAGCCGCAACCAGCTTCCCGGCAGGACCGAACGGCGGATCATCAAGGTCCGGGTGATCCGCAGGTAGGGACCCGCGCGGATCGCCTACCTGCTCCGGCTCAATCCCTGCACGGTCCACCGGCCGGCCAGTCCGCCGCTACGAACACGACGCACCCGGCGACCTGGTGCACGTGGACATCAAGAAACTGCGCAACAGACCAACCAGCCGCGTCCCCGACCTCACAGGGGCACTACACCCAGGCCTGCCGCCGCGAACTCGCCGGCATCACGGGCGCCGAGCCGGGAACGTGGACCGCCGAGCGGTCCCGGTGGAGGGCGCGACCCCCAACGACGCGCCCGCCACCGGGTCGCCCCGGCAGTTCCCCTCGGTCACCGTGCCCCTAGGGTTCCCGACGCCGTCCTCGTTTCGTCCTCGCGCCGGCATTCGCCGCTCCACCTGCGCGTTTCGAAGCCGGGCCTGCCTTGACGACCAGGGGGTTGCGATGAGGTTCCGGATTCTCGGGACGCTGGAAGTGACGGCGTACGGGAGCCGGGTCACCCTGGCGAGCCCGCGCCAGCAGCGCGCGCTCGCCGTGCTGCTGCTCAACGCGGGCGCGGTCGTCCCGGTGGAGCGCATGATCGACGCGCTCTGGGACGACGAGCCGCCGGCGACGGCCGTGAAGCAGGTGCGCAACTGCGTTTCCGCGTTGCGGGGCCGGCTCGGCGAGCTCGGCGGCGCGATCGTCACCGACGGTCCCGGGTACCGCCTGCAGATCGACGCCGACGATCTCGACTCCCTCCGCTTCCGCCGGCACGTCGCCGTGGCCCGGGGATTGGCCGGGCAGGCCAAACTCGTCGACGCCGTCGAGGAAATCCGCACCGCGCTCGCCCTGTGGCGCGGTCCCGCGCTCGACGGCCTGCGGACGACCACGCTCGCCGGCCGGGCCGCGCTGCTCGACGAACAACGCGCCGACGCCGTCGAACTCTGCGCCGAATGGCGGCTGCGGCTCGGCGAAACGGGGGAAGTCGTCCGCGACCTGACGGAGTTCTGCGGCGAGCACCCGATGCGCGAGCTGTCCCACCTGCTCCTCATGCGCGCCCTCGCGAAGGAAGGCCGCTACTCCGAAGCGTCGACGCTGTTCCACGGCCTGCGCCGGCGGCTGGCCGACGAACTCGGCGTCGACCCGAACCCCGATCTGCGGCGGCTCCACGAGCAGATCCTCGCCGAGGCCGCGCCCGGCGCCGAGGACGCCGAGCCGGAATCCCCGGCGCAGCACCGGTTCGACCGGGCGATCACGGAGCTGGCCGAAGCCGTCACGTGGCAGTGGCGCGCCGAAGCCGAGCTGCGCTCACTGCACCGGCCGCAGCCGATCAGGCTGCGCTGGTCGGCGGTCGCGCGCACCGGGAGACCCGCGCTGCGCGGCGACCTCGACGACGTCGCGGCGACGTTCACCGCGTTGCCCGTGCGGCAGCTGGTCGTGCTCGGCGCTCCCGGCTCGGGCAAATCGGTGCTCGCCCTGATGCTGACGCTGGAGCTGCTGCGCACCCGCACCCCGGACGCCCCCGTCCCGGTCCTGTTGTCGCTGGCGTCGTGGGATCCGCGGCGGGAGCACCTCGACCGGTGGCTGGCGGCCCGGCTCGCCGACGACCACCCGGCGCTGCTCAACGCCCGCGAGTACGGGACCGACGCCCCGACCCGGCTCGTCCTCGGCGGCCACGTCGTCCCGGTCCTCGACGGCCTCGACGAGATGCCGGCCGACCTGCGGATCGCCGCGCTGGACGCCCTGGACCAGACCATGGGCGCAGGACGTTCGCTGGTGCTCACCTGCCGCTCCGCCGAGTACGAGCAGGCGACGCGCGAGTCCGGCACGGTGCTCGGCGCCGCCACGGTGGTGCGGCTCGAACCGGTCGTCCGGCAGGAGGCGATCACCTACCTGGCCGCGCGGCAGGGCGAAGACCGCTGGCGTCCCGTCGCCGACCGGCTGCGCCGCGATCCGGACGCCGCACTGGCCCGGGTGCTGCGGACGCCGTTGATGGTCGACCTCGCGCGGATCGGCTACGGCCGTCCGCCGGCCGATCCCGCGGACCTGCTCGCCGCCGAAGACGCCGCGGCCCTCGAAGGGCAGCTGCTCGACTCCTTCGTCCCCAACGCCTACGCGCAGGTGCCGCAGCCGCCGGGGCGGAACCCGAAGACGAGCCCGTCCGGGCGCTATACCGCCGAGCAGGCCACCCGCTGGCTCGGTTTCCTGGCCCGGCACCTCGAACGCGCGCGCAGCCGCGACCTGGCCTGGTGGCAGCTGTACCGCACGGTGCCCGCCGGAACCCGGTCGGGGCTGGCCGGCGCGTTGATCGCGTTCTTCTTCGTCATCACGGGCTGGGTCGACGACGGACCGGTGCTGGCGGCGATCTACGGCGTATCGTTCGGCGGCGCCGCCGCCCTGACGCACCGCTTCGGCCGTCCGCCGGAGCCGCTGCGCACGGAGCTGCGGTTCGCCGGCGCGGCCCGGAAGTTCGCCGGCCGCTTCGCGATCGGTGCCGCGGTGGGCGTTCTGCTCGGCCTGGGCTGGTCACTGGCGACGGGCCTGGTCGTCTTCCTGGCGCTGGTGTTCGGCCTGGTGTTCGCGGTGCACGTGTGGCTGGCGAAACCGGTCGACGCGAGCCGCGTGTCGAGCCCGCGGACGATCCTGCGCAACGAACGGACCGGCGCGATCGCGCTGTCGGTGTCGTTCCTGGTGTCCTTGGGGCTGTTCGACGGGATGGCGTTCGCGTTCACGGCGCAGACGCACTTCCTGCCGGTGCTGGGCGGCCGCTTCGACCTGGCGCTGGCCGTCGCGGGCGGGGTGGCGGGCGCGTCGTTCGGCTTCTTCATGGGCCGCGCAGTGGCGGCGGCGTGTTACGGCGTGGCGGGCGCGCTGGCGGGCGGCCAGGTGTTCCCGGCGGCCACGAACCCGGTGGCCCCGATCGTGGTCGGCGTGTGTTTCGGCGCAGGCATCGGCTTGGCGGTCCTGGTGACCCGCGCGTGGGGCAACTACTTCGTCAACCACCTGTGGCTGGCGGCCACGGGCCGCTTGCCGTGGCGCCTGATGCACTTCCTCGACGACGCCCACCGGCGAGGAGTGCTGAGACAGGCCGGTGGCGTGTACCAGTTCCGCCACGCGCGGGTGCAGGAGCGGCTGGCCGCCACCGGCGACGACCCGCGCACGGCGGCATGATCGTGGTGCACCGCCTGGCCGGGTGGCCGTCGTTCACCCGGTGGCGACGGCGAGGTCCTCCGGCGGCGCCCAAAGCGGCACCCCGGCCGCCCGCTCGGGGTGCAGCCAGTGCAGCCGCGCCGCGAGTTCCCCGGCCAGTTCCAGGAACGCGCGGACGGCCTCCGACCGCCCGCCCGCCCGCCACGCCAGCGACCACGGGTACACCGGCTGCAGCTCCTGCGGCCGGTACGTCGGGATCCCGAGATCTTCGTACCGCCGGGCGTAGCTTTCGAACTCCAGCAGGTAAGCGCTGTCCGGCGCCCGAGTCAGCGCGGCGTGGCACGTGTCGAACGTGCCCGGGTTGCCCAGCCAGCGCAGGCCGAGGCCCGTGTGCTGCTCCAGCGAGCTCAAGTACCGGCCGTGCACGTTGTACAGCGCCGTGCCGGGGGCGTCCGCGAAGACCTCGATCGGACGCTCGTGCACCGACACCGCCGGGCGGCGGGGGTCGCCGGGCCGCCCGACCAGGCGGAACGGCTCCAGCCGCAGCAGCTGGTGCTGCCAGCCCGCCGGGTGGGCCGCCTTCATCGCCCGGGTGACGCGGATGATCGCCACGTCGAGCTGGTCCTCGAGCAGTGCCGTGAGCTGGCGGGCGCTGTCCAGCTGGCTCTGGACGAGCCGGACGCCGGGATGGTCGGTGTGGAACGCGTCCGCGATCACCCGGCCCGTGTCCAGCTCGAAGATGTGGGCGATCCGCAGGTGGTGCGGGGCGGGTTCGCGCAGCATCTGGTCCGCGGTGGCCAGCAGCTGCCGGGCCAGGTGCAGGAACCGGTCGCCGCGCGGGGTCAGGGCCACGTGGCGGCTGTCGCGGACCAGCAGGGCGCCGCCGACGTCGGTTTCGAGCTTGCGGATCTGCTTGGACAGCGTCGGCTGGCTGATGAAGAGCTTGGCCGCCGCCCGGCCGAAGTGCAGTTCGTCGGCGACGGTGACGAAATACCGCACCAACCTGAGGTCGAGGTCCATGCGGGCCTTCCGCGCGAAGGGTCGGGAGCGCCAACGATGCCACCACGGCTATCGATCCGGGCACAACGGGTCTTGGACGGCGGGCCGCCCGTCG is from Amycolatopsis mediterranei and encodes:
- a CDS encoding NAD-dependent epimerase/dehydratase family protein — translated: MRLAVTGATGFVGGAVCRAAAAAGWQVSAFGRRAAADARHVGGAAYRSWDVGAAKLADPPEVDAVVHCAASATDTGVAREVWRTNLLGTHHVLASFPDCRFVHVSSASVYDPYRPTVRAKEHEAPVDRYLNAYAAAKAAAEQLVLAIARDAVVLRPHAVYGPGDTTLLPRLLQNVRGTRLLVPGTGRVLVSMTDVDSLARACLLAATAEPGWPNVFNIADSAPVTIDWALRGLLASAGVPVRPAYVPAPLLTPLALVFPAGRLNRYVISQFAVERTLDITAAIDRLGYEPAPTAFPPR
- a CDS encoding BTAD domain-containing putative transcriptional regulator, whose translation is MRFRILGTLEVTAYGSRVTLASPRQQRALAVLLLNAGAVVPVERMIDALWDDEPPATAVKQVRNCVSALRGRLGELGGAIVTDGPGYRLQIDADDLDSLRFRRHVAVARGLAGQAKLVDAVEEIRTALALWRGPALDGLRTTTLAGRAALLDEQRADAVELCAEWRLRLGETGEVVRDLTEFCGEHPMRELSHLLLMRALAKEGRYSEASTLFHGLRRRLADELGVDPNPDLRRLHEQILAEAAPGAEDAEPESPAQHRFDRAITELAEAVTWQWRAEAELRSLHRPQPIRLRWSAVARTGRPALRGDLDDVAATFTALPVRQLVVLGAPGSGKSVLALMLTLELLRTRTPDAPVPVLLSLASWDPRREHLDRWLAARLADDHPALLNAREYGTDAPTRLVLGGHVVPVLDGLDEMPADLRIAALDALDQTMGAGRSLVLTCRSAEYEQATRESGTVLGAATVVRLEPVVRQEAITYLAARQGEDRWRPVADRLRRDPDAALARVLRTPLMVDLARIGYGRPPADPADLLAAEDAAALEGQLLDSFVPNAYAQVPQPPGRNPKTSPSGRYTAEQATRWLGFLARHLERARSRDLAWWQLYRTVPAGTRSGLAGALIAFFFVITGWVDDGPVLAAIYGVSFGGAAALTHRFGRPPEPLRTELRFAGAARKFAGRFAIGAAVGVLLGLGWSLATGLVVFLALVFGLVFAVHVWLAKPVDASRVSSPRTILRNERTGAIALSVSFLVSLGLFDGMAFAFTAQTHFLPVLGGRFDLALAVAGGVAGASFGFFMGRAVAAACYGVAGALAGGQVFPAATNPVAPIVVGVCFGAGIGLAVLVTRAWGNYFVNHLWLAATGRLPWRLMHFLDDAHRRGVLRQAGGVYQFRHARVQERLAATGDDPRTAA
- a CDS encoding LysR family transcriptional regulator, whose translation is MDLDLRLVRYFVTVADELHFGRAAAKLFISQPTLSKQIRKLETDVGGALLVRDSRHVALTPRGDRFLHLARQLLATADQMLREPAPHHLRIAHIFELDTGRVIADAFHTDHPGVRLVQSQLDSARQLTALLEDQLDVAIIRVTRAMKAAHPAGWQHQLLRLEPFRLVGRPGDPRRPAVSVHERPIEVFADAPGTALYNVHGRYLSSLEQHTGLGLRWLGNPGTFDTCHAALTRAPDSAYLLEFESYARRYEDLGIPTYRPQELQPVYPWSLAWRAGGRSEAVRAFLELAGELAARLHWLHPERAAGVPLWAPPEDLAVATG